Proteins encoded in a region of the Sebastes fasciatus isolate fSebFas1 chromosome 9, fSebFas1.pri, whole genome shotgun sequence genome:
- the LOC141774497 gene encoding GTPase IMAP family member 7-like, whose product MASYTSTGSDERRIVLIGKTGSGKSSAGNTILGREAFESELSADSVTSKCKKARGEVGGQKVAVIDTPGLFDTSLKNEDVWRRIMMCIGMSSPGPHAFLVIVQLGRFTEEERQTVKMIQETFGEDADNYTMVLFTYGDKLKKRTIEEFISKSKDLPDIIEKSYGRYHVFNNEVDDPSQVNQLLEKIDEMVEDNGGTYYTTEMYKRAEEEIEKDKEQILKESDVQRNKELEELKAKFTGEMFEMQKEMLKLKYEAEARARAEQRNAVQPPIIMPPNCVIS is encoded by the exons ATGGCATCCTACACATCAACAG GTTCTGATGAGAGGAGGATTGTTCTGATTGGGAAGACCGGGTCGGGGAAGAGTTCAGCAGGAAACACCATCTTGGGTCGAGAAGCTTTTGAGTCTGAACTTTCTGCAGATTCTGTGACATCTAAATGCAAGAAAGCAAGAGGAGAGGTTGGAGGACAAAAGGTTGCTGTGATCGACACTCCAGGACTGTTTGACACCAGTTTAAAGAATGAAGACGTGTGGAGGAGGATCATGATGTGCATCGGTATGTCCTCTCCTGGTCCTCATGCCTTCCTGGTGATTGTTCAGCTGGGCAGgttcacagaggaggagagacaaacCGTGAAAATGATTCAGGAGACTTTTGGTGAAGACGCAGATAACTACACGATGGTGTTGTTCACTTATGGAGACAAGCTGAAGAAACGAACCATTGAAGAGTTCATTTCAAAGAGCAAAGACCTGCCAGACATCATTGAGAAGAGTTACGGCCGTTATCATGTCTTCAACAATGAGGTGGACGACCCGTCTCAAGTCAATCAGCTTCTAGAGAAGATAGACGAGATGGTCGAGGACAATGGCGGAACGTACTACACCACAGAGATGTAcaagagagcagaggaagaaaTAGAGAAGGATAAAGAACAAATCCTGAAAGAGTCGGATGTCCAGAGGAACAAAGAGCTGGAGGAACTGAAAGCCAAATTCACTGGGGAGATGTTTGAGATGCAAAAAGAAATGCTGAAACTAAAATATGAGGCTGAAGCAAGAGCTCGGGCTGAACAACGAAATGCTGTACAACCCCCCATCATAATGCCTCCAAACTGTGTAATCAGCTGA